In one window of Methanoculleus chikugoensis DNA:
- a CDS encoding NAD+ synthase, giving the protein MKIALLQLNTVVGDLAGNADRIAAGVDEAVHYRPDLIVAPELSLPGCPPRDLLLQTGFIARSLTVLGELAADLRDAPPVLVGFAEPNLTGTGRPLFNAAALLRDGAVSKTFRKALLSSGVFDEDRYFEPGPGIPQSLNLDGVTVGVTIGEEIRCAGPVPEVIVNLSASPFAAGLHALREEALSEIARTRQVAIVSANLVGGNDDLVFDGRSIAVSADGTLIARGAAFAEGVVTVDLARPVPQAVAPDDPTPEAEIWRALVLGTRDYVQKCDLTSVLIGLSGGIDSSLVAAVAARALGPENVLGVLLPSPHTSAESIEDARELAANLGIGVQCIPIAPMMEAFDGALADVFAGLAPDITEENLQARIRATALMALANKFGSMLLSTGNKSEVAVGYSTLYGDAAGGLSVIADVPKGMVYRIARWLNAQRPVIPERVLQKPPSAELRPGQTDQEILPPYDLLDAILRRHIDCFESVDEIIAAGYPEETVREVARMVDRAEFKRRQAPPGIKVTGRAFSTDWHMPIAAKPWWQ; this is encoded by the coding sequence ATGAAGATCGCACTTCTCCAGCTGAACACGGTCGTCGGCGACCTCGCCGGAAACGCCGACAGGATAGCGGCAGGCGTCGATGAAGCGGTCCATTACCGGCCGGACCTGATCGTGGCACCGGAGCTCTCCCTGCCGGGCTGCCCACCCCGGGACCTGCTGTTGCAAACGGGGTTTATCGCGCGCAGTCTCACCGTCCTCGGCGAACTTGCAGCCGACCTCAGGGATGCGCCCCCGGTTCTCGTCGGTTTCGCCGAGCCGAACCTCACCGGCACCGGCCGGCCGCTCTTCAACGCCGCCGCCCTCCTCCGGGACGGTGCGGTAAGTAAGACGTTCCGGAAGGCCCTTCTCTCCTCCGGCGTATTCGATGAAGACCGCTACTTCGAGCCGGGGCCCGGGATCCCGCAATCCCTCAACCTCGACGGGGTGACGGTCGGGGTCACCATCGGTGAGGAGATCCGGTGTGCCGGGCCGGTGCCGGAGGTGATCGTGAACCTCTCCGCATCGCCGTTTGCCGCAGGCCTGCACGCCCTGCGCGAGGAGGCGCTCTCGGAGATCGCAAGGACCCGCCAGGTCGCAATCGTCTCGGCAAATCTCGTCGGCGGGAACGACGATCTGGTCTTCGACGGTCGGAGCATTGCCGTTTCCGCAGACGGAACCCTCATCGCCCGCGGTGCGGCCTTTGCCGAGGGCGTCGTAACCGTCGATCTTGCCCGCCCCGTCCCGCAGGCGGTCGCTCCCGACGACCCGACACCTGAGGCGGAGATCTGGCGGGCGCTGGTCCTCGGCACCCGCGACTACGTCCAGAAATGCGACCTGACATCGGTCCTCATCGGCCTCTCCGGCGGGATCGATTCCTCGCTCGTGGCCGCCGTCGCCGCCCGGGCGCTCGGGCCGGAGAACGTCCTCGGGGTGCTCCTCCCTTCCCCACACACCTCCGCGGAGAGCATCGAAGACGCCCGGGAACTTGCGGCGAACCTCGGTATCGGGGTGCAGTGCATTCCAATTGCCCCTATGATGGAGGCGTTCGACGGCGCCCTCGCGGATGTCTTCGCGGGGCTTGCCCCCGACATCACCGAAGAGAACCTCCAGGCCAGGATCCGGGCGACGGCGCTGATGGCCCTCGCGAACAAGTTCGGCTCCATGCTCCTCTCGACCGGGAACAAGTCAGAGGTCGCGGTCGGCTACTCCACACTTTATGGGGATGCGGCAGGGGGGTTATCCGTGATCGCCGACGTCCCGAAGGGGATGGTCTACCGGATTGCCCGGTGGCTGAACGCACAACGCCCCGTCATTCCTGAGAGGGTGCTACAAAAACCTCCCTCCGCGGAACTCCGGCCCGGCCAGACCGACCAGGAGATCCTCCCCCCTTACGACCTTCTCGACGCGATCCTCCGCCGTCATATCGACTGTTTCGAGTCGGTCGACGAGATCATCGCCGCCGGGTATCCCGAGGAGACCGTCCGGGAGGTCGCGAGAATGGTCGATCGGGCAGAATTCAAGCGCAGGCAGGCTCCGCCGGGGATAAAAGTGACCGGCAGGGCGTTTTCCACCGACTGGCATATGCCGATCGCCGCGAAGCCCTGGTGGCAGTGA
- a CDS encoding GNAT family N-acetyltransferase, whose product MFKKVLIATDLSEASIAMVKRVGEVPGVREVILFHVRTSAASIPADGPIRRMQELVLRQGFSVEVVIAENDGTTVTGRILRAATETGADLIAMGVRNQGLLRNLLGRNVAATVLRDARTHVLVVPQPAEGRPLLFSRLLVPTDLTALAPEVRSLLEFPAGDGTAVLLHVVEPGRAGTEPEATGRLSALHNDLTLPAGRKLRALVRTGPPARTICAVAEEIGASAIIIPRMDRRDAAGSISLGLVAAGVVECVRPPVLVLAVPIHLAVETRELRSEEFALAEEIWVDYHELKADLKTDRIFGVFAGEFLVSVARCRRHPDGCEVDGVFTPVRFRGKGYARRAMDALVEACQHDTLYMHSVRNLVDFYGEYGFISIPESDLPPTIRARYAFALGEMEGANVQPMRRAAGWFRR is encoded by the coding sequence ATGTTTAAGAAAGTACTCATCGCGACGGATCTCTCCGAAGCCTCCATAGCCATGGTGAAGCGGGTCGGCGAGGTCCCCGGGGTCCGCGAGGTCATCCTCTTCCATGTCCGGACCTCGGCCGCCTCCATACCCGCCGACGGTCCGATCCGCCGGATGCAGGAGTTGGTGCTGCGACAGGGGTTCTCCGTGGAGGTAGTGATAGCGGAGAACGACGGGACGACTGTTACCGGGAGGATACTCAGGGCCGCAACCGAGACGGGCGCCGATCTGATTGCAATGGGTGTCAGGAACCAGGGGCTCCTCAGGAACCTCCTCGGCAGGAACGTTGCGGCTACCGTGCTCCGGGATGCCAGAACACACGTCCTTGTCGTTCCGCAACCGGCGGAGGGCAGACCGCTGCTCTTTTCGCGACTGCTGGTGCCGACGGATCTCACTGCCCTGGCGCCGGAGGTCCGTTCACTCCTGGAATTTCCCGCCGGAGACGGGACGGCGGTGCTCCTGCACGTCGTAGAACCCGGTCGTGCAGGCACAGAGCCGGAGGCGACCGGCCGGCTCTCCGCTCTCCACAACGACCTCACGCTCCCGGCGGGACGGAAACTCCGGGCCCTGGTGCGTACCGGACCCCCGGCACGCACGATCTGCGCAGTGGCAGAAGAAATCGGCGCCTCTGCGATCATCATCCCGCGTATGGATAGGCGTGATGCCGCGGGAAGCATATCGCTTGGTTTGGTCGCCGCCGGTGTCGTGGAGTGCGTAAGGCCCCCGGTACTGGTGCTGGCGGTCCCGATTCACCTCGCGGTCGAGACCCGGGAACTGCGAAGCGAGGAGTTCGCGCTTGCAGAAGAGATCTGGGTTGATTACCACGAACTAAAGGCTGACCTGAAGACGGATCGGATATTCGGGGTCTTTGCGGGCGAGTTCCTCGTCTCTGTCGCCCGATGCCGGCGGCATCCGGACGGCTGCGAGGTAGACGGCGTCTTCACCCCGGTCCGGTTCCGGGGCAAGGGGTATGCCCGGCGGGCGATGGACGCACTCGTCGAGGCGTGCCAGCACGATACCCTGTACATGCACTCGGTCAGGAACCTCGTCGATTTTTACGGGGAGTATGGATTCATATCGATACCGGAGAGCGACCTCCCGCCGACGATCCGGGCAAGGTATGCGTTTGCTCTCGGCGAGATGGAGGGGGCGAACGTCCAGCCGATGCGCCGGGCCGCAGGCTGGTTCCGGCGATAA
- a CDS encoding metallophosphoesterase yields MRIGILSDTHDCLEMVDAAVKQLNGERVDLVLHAGDYVSPFVIPRLANLQSPMIGVLGNNDGDHRLLSARFAEHDRLSLRGTFAAVTAGGMTMGLLHGDDRELLQALIGRKAFDVVVHGHTHQAQVRTLCGTLVVNPGEACGYLTGRPTVAVLDTGTRNVELLSL; encoded by the coding sequence ATGCGCATCGGGATCCTCTCGGACACACACGACTGCCTCGAGATGGTGGACGCGGCCGTAAAACAGCTGAACGGGGAACGGGTAGATCTGGTGCTTCACGCCGGGGATTACGTCTCGCCGTTCGTCATTCCCCGGCTTGCGAATCTGCAGTCGCCCATGATCGGCGTCCTCGGGAACAACGACGGCGATCACCGTCTCCTTTCGGCACGGTTCGCCGAGCACGACCGGCTCAGCCTGCGGGGCACGTTTGCCGCCGTCACCGCGGGCGGCATGACGATGGGGCTGCTCCACGGCGATGACCGCGAACTCCTGCAGGCGCTCATCGGGCGGAAAGCCTTCGATGTCGTGGTTCACGGCCATACCCACCAGGCGCAGGTCAGAACGCTCTGCGGGACGCTGGTCGTCAATCCCGGCGAGGCCTGCGGTTACCTGACCGGGCGGCCGACCGTCGCCGTGCTGGATACGGGAACCCGGAACGTGGAACTGCTCTCCCTCTGA
- a CDS encoding pyridoxamine 5'-phosphate oxidase family protein, with amino-acid sequence MEIVKIPNMDKAEYDKLIEEGFLSRIAFQGAKYPYIAPFLYVFDGKFLYFLATKYGRKNDLFRQHPYVSVEIEKYSGDLSCYTFVTMQGYLVQLEDAIEKKIIREKFVTMIKAHNLSKNILAALGHKPEEPIEAIASEERSNIWKLTGVTDIVALKNL; translated from the coding sequence ATGGAGATCGTGAAGATACCGAATATGGATAAAGCGGAGTACGATAAGCTCATCGAGGAGGGGTTTCTCAGCCGTATCGCGTTCCAGGGGGCTAAATACCCCTATATCGCCCCGTTCCTGTATGTCTTCGACGGAAAGTTTCTCTACTTCCTGGCAACCAAGTACGGCAGGAAGAACGATCTCTTCCGGCAGCATCCATACGTCTCCGTCGAGATCGAGAAGTACTCCGGTGATCTCTCCTGCTACACCTTCGTGACGATGCAGGGGTACCTGGTGCAGCTTGAGGACGCGATCGAGAAGAAGATCATCAGGGAGAAGTTCGTGACTATGATCAAGGCGCACAACCTCTCGAAGAACATCCTCGCAGCGCTCGGCCATAAGCCGGAGGAGCCGATCGAGGCGATCGCCTCCGAAGAGCGTTCGAACATCTGGAAACTGACCGGCGTGACCGATATCGTTGCCTTAAAGAACCTCTAA
- a CDS encoding flavodoxin family protein → MKITAVVGSPRGMRSRTRKLVNLVLAGAKESGADIDIIDLGDLQVTPCTACESCSLDGTCVFADDLPAAYDRMRDADGLVFASPVYVDNVSGQMKVFIDRLADAMHYQNFAGKYGCSVATTEISGGDAVTGYLNHALNYLGVTTVGGMSVALGSDPEALDRAEPAARDLGRQLVLAVRDRPRYPEQEAGMAENRKYFAEIVRANRDWRPDGYERWVREGWIGEE, encoded by the coding sequence GTGAAGATAACTGCAGTTGTGGGAAGCCCGCGGGGGATGCGGAGCAGGACAAGAAAACTTGTAAATCTCGTGCTCGCCGGGGCAAAAGAGTCCGGTGCCGATATTGACATCATCGATCTCGGCGACCTGCAGGTCACCCCCTGCACCGCCTGCGAGAGCTGCAGCCTGGACGGAACGTGCGTCTTTGCCGACGATCTCCCCGCCGCGTACGACCGGATGCGGGATGCCGACGGGCTGGTCTTTGCCTCGCCGGTCTACGTCGACAACGTCAGCGGGCAGATGAAGGTCTTCATCGACCGGCTGGCGGACGCGATGCACTACCAGAACTTCGCCGGGAAGTACGGCTGCAGCGTCGCGACCACCGAGATCTCGGGAGGCGATGCGGTCACGGGCTACCTGAACCACGCGCTCAACTACCTCGGGGTGACGACGGTCGGGGGGATGAGCGTCGCACTCGGCAGCGACCCAGAGGCGCTCGACCGGGCGGAACCGGCGGCGCGCGATCTCGGGCGGCAACTCGTCCTCGCCGTCAGGGACCGGCCGCGCTATCCCGAGCAGGAGGCCGGGATGGCGGAGAACCGGAAGTACTTCGCCGAGATAGTGCGGGCGAACCGGGACTGGCGGCCGGACGGGTACGAGCGGTGGGTACGCGAGGGCTGGATCGGGGAGGAATAA
- a CDS encoding Clp1/GlmU family protein has protein sequence MISIGEGWEDLAAALRGSDAGERVYVVGATDCGKTTLCRYLVDTAAAQTRAAYVDCDTGQSRIGPPTTEGMAVYPDPSDPYLRFVGSTSPGGHFVQILTGAKRLAEKADELSARVTVIDSPGLVSGGVGIEFQLQMIDLLRPTRIVALQRGRELERLLANFARRPGTLIHRLAVSPAVVARPAAGRRRYREERFTAYFAGAESQDIPLRGLGLQGRVPDLGNPRGIGGRLVSLNDPENFVIALGIVEDLHPGRRLEVFAPPFDPAAVASIRFGSISLDLGAAPGSMESFRR, from the coding sequence TTGATCAGCATCGGGGAAGGATGGGAAGACCTCGCCGCGGCGCTCCGGGGTTCGGATGCCGGTGAGCGCGTCTACGTCGTCGGGGCGACGGACTGCGGGAAGACGACGCTCTGTCGGTATCTCGTCGATACGGCGGCGGCGCAGACGAGGGCGGCATACGTCGACTGCGACACCGGGCAGTCCCGGATCGGTCCGCCGACGACCGAGGGGATGGCTGTCTATCCCGACCCGTCGGACCCCTATCTCCGGTTCGTCGGTTCGACGTCCCCGGGCGGCCACTTCGTCCAGATCCTCACGGGAGCAAAACGCCTCGCCGAGAAGGCCGACGAACTCTCCGCCCGCGTCACCGTCATCGACTCGCCCGGGCTCGTCTCCGGCGGGGTGGGCATCGAGTTCCAGTTGCAGATGATCGATCTCCTCCGCCCCACCCGCATCGTCGCCCTCCAGCGCGGGCGGGAGCTCGAACGGCTGCTCGCGAACTTTGCCCGTCGTCCGGGGACTCTAATCCACCGGCTGGCTGTCTCCCCTGCCGTAGTTGCCCGGCCTGCCGCCGGACGGCGACGTTACCGCGAGGAACGGTTCACGGCCTATTTTGCCGGCGCAGAATCTCAGGATATCCCGCTCCGGGGGCTCGGGCTCCAGGGCAGGGTGCCCGACCTCGGGAACCCCCGTGGGATCGGCGGGAGGCTGGTCTCCCTCAATGACCCCGAGAACTTCGTCATCGCTCTCGGCATCGTCGAGGACCTGCACCCCGGAAGGCGGCTCGAGGTCTTCGCCCCGCCCTTCGACCCGGCCGCCGTCGCCTCGATCCGGTTCGGTTCGATCTCCCTGGATCTCGGGGCGGCTCCGGGGTCGATGGAGTCGTTCCGGCGCTGA
- a CDS encoding ATP-binding protein, which produces MAGQRRFAGIASEDARLPLLAASVVIAFVANAAGLVAGITSVFPHLMYLPIVLAACWFPRRGIAFSLAIALGYLAMTLPFAGGDAGPVVAALARAMVFVAIGAVISLLILGLREREQRYRAVFDNSEAGAFILTPGDGEPRIEEVNYVGAALLGSRANDLVGEPIIRFLDDPAVWREFQAKVRRDGAVYGYEVPLRRPDGVAVRVLESGGLLPDGRIILTLVDITARTNAEDSLRRTNAKLNMLGRLTQNDLLAGISTLLGRIGDGVQQFDDPALLRYLGGLEQDALVVQRSAEITRDYQDLGLRPADWQPLQSAIREATSCLLLPELSVRSWVERVEVFADPMLDRVFLNLIKSSARHGKTVSQVVITYQVGDDGLLIYVEDDGVGIPETEKERIFEYGACAGGGLGLFLVREILSITNMTIREIGEPGTGARFEIHVPLEGYRII; this is translated from the coding sequence ATGGCCGGACAGCGCCGGTTCGCAGGTATAGCAAGCGAGGACGCCCGTCTTCCCCTTCTTGCGGCCTCGGTCGTCATTGCCTTCGTGGCAAACGCTGCCGGGCTCGTTGCCGGGATCACGAGCGTCTTTCCGCACCTCATGTATCTGCCTATCGTGCTCGCCGCCTGCTGGTTCCCTCGCCGCGGCATCGCTTTCTCGCTCGCCATCGCCCTGGGCTACCTGGCAATGACCCTGCCTTTCGCCGGGGGCGACGCCGGACCGGTCGTTGCGGCGCTCGCGCGTGCGATGGTCTTCGTCGCAATCGGCGCAGTCATATCGCTCCTCATCCTGGGTCTCCGGGAACGGGAGCAGCGTTACCGGGCGGTCTTTGACAATTCGGAAGCAGGGGCGTTCATCCTCACTCCCGGAGACGGCGAACCGCGCATCGAGGAGGTCAACTACGTGGGCGCTGCCCTCCTCGGTTCCCGGGCGAACGATCTGGTCGGAGAGCCCATCATCCGGTTCCTCGACGATCCTGCCGTATGGAGAGAGTTCCAGGCGAAGGTCCGCCGCGACGGTGCAGTCTACGGGTATGAGGTGCCCCTCCGCCGCCCGGACGGTGTCGCCGTCCGGGTGCTCGAATCGGGAGGACTGCTCCCGGACGGGCGGATCATCCTCACGCTCGTCGATATCACCGCCCGGACAAATGCTGAAGATTCCCTCCGCCGGACGAACGCCAAGCTGAACATGCTGGGACGGCTCACCCAGAACGATCTGCTGGCGGGGATATCGACACTCCTTGGGCGGATAGGCGACGGGGTGCAGCAGTTTGACGATCCTGCCCTTCTCCGGTACCTGGGCGGCCTGGAACAGGATGCCCTGGTCGTGCAACGTAGTGCGGAGATCACCAGGGATTATCAGGATCTCGGCCTCCGGCCGGCGGACTGGCAGCCCCTGCAGAGCGCGATCCGGGAGGCGACGTCGTGCCTCCTGCTGCCCGAGTTATCGGTCAGATCCTGGGTGGAGCGGGTCGAGGTCTTCGCTGACCCGATGCTCGACCGGGTCTTTTTGAATCTCATCAAGAGTTCCGCTCGCCACGGAAAGACCGTCTCGCAGGTCGTCATCACCTACCAGGTCGGGGATGACGGGCTCCTGATCTATGTAGAGGACGACGGTGTGGGTATCCCCGAAACAGAGAAAGAGAGGATCTTCGAGTACGGCGCCTGTGCCGGAGGGGGACTCGGGCTCTTCCTCGTCCGCGAGATCCTCTCGATCACGAATATGACGATCCGCGAGATCGGGGAACCCGGCACGGGAGCAAGGTTTGAGATACACGTACCGCTGGAAGGATACCGGATAATCTGA
- a CDS encoding endonuclease/exonuclease/phosphatase family protein, translating into MEKKVEAVCQHSPDIVAFQEVTDRSLPLFREELEKFGLFHSVDSLALVEIARVAYMAERLNELRARGTNDPFQFAYSASRLSEQYSPPGEAKDCGCLIASRYPLTPLNPLDFDIPRKQRVVSAVVSAPAGEFEIHNVHVPTAIGSRRNEIAKAETLVGIYRHLAVQSARPRILCGDLHIPEAELPDGTIVPFYRDIIPDKTYSTTISESDEYLGRPRRWWYNAEMNVLPGLAEYDLPDVFRRLHGYQAREYSWCPDRGPEDVPKCKRYDHIFASVRLNPTACWYLHDLRGQGLSDHSAVVMDFEP; encoded by the coding sequence GTGGAGAAGAAAGTCGAAGCGGTCTGCCAGCACTCGCCTGATATCGTCGCTTTCCAGGAGGTGACGGATCGATCCCTGCCGCTCTTCCGGGAAGAACTGGAGAAGTTCGGGCTGTTCCACTCCGTCGACAGCCTTGCGCTGGTGGAGATCGCGCGGGTGGCCTACATGGCCGAGCGGCTGAACGAACTTCGCGCGCGGGGCACAAACGATCCCTTTCAGTTCGCGTACAGCGCCTCCCGGCTCTCGGAACAGTACTCGCCTCCCGGCGAAGCAAAGGATTGCGGGTGCCTGATCGCGAGCAGGTATCCCCTCACGCCGCTAAACCCGCTGGACTTCGATATCCCGCGGAAACAGCGGGTGGTCTCCGCCGTCGTCAGCGCACCGGCGGGCGAGTTCGAGATCCACAACGTCCATGTGCCGACGGCCATAGGGAGCAGGAGGAACGAGATCGCCAAGGCCGAGACGCTGGTCGGGATCTACCGGCACCTCGCCGTTCAGTCGGCACGGCCGCGGATCCTCTGCGGCGATCTCCATATCCCGGAGGCGGAGCTTCCCGACGGGACGATCGTTCCGTTCTACCGCGACATCATCCCGGACAAAACCTACAGCACCACGATCTCCGAGAGCGACGAGTACCTCGGCCGCCCGAGACGGTGGTGGTACAACGCCGAGATGAATGTCCTCCCCGGTCTCGCGGAGTATGACCTCCCCGACGTCTTCCGGAGGCTGCACGGCTACCAGGCGAGAGAGTACAGCTGGTGCCCCGACCGCGGGCCCGAGGACGTGCCGAAGTGCAAACGCTACGACCACATCTTCGCGTCCGTGCGCCTCAACCCGACGGCGTGCTGGTACCTCCACGACCTGCGCGGGCAGGGGTTGAGCGACCACTCCGCCGTCGTGATGGACTTCGAGCCGTGA
- a CDS encoding endonuclease III domain-containing protein: MAVTLTDDLNLIYDALFAAFGHQHWWPARTPFEAMIGAILAQNVSWTNAARAVRNLEDAGMLDPHLLAAADTAAIACLIVPSRYYNQKAERIREFSAVYVAEFGADPAAMAAVETGELRERLLALRGFGKETADTILLYACEKPVFVVDAYTRRIFSRYGLLPEGASYDQTQQFFAENLESDAELFNDYHAQIVRLGSTICKKSPLCDRCPIREVRGPLRCAVGRT; encoded by the coding sequence ATGGCGGTGACCCTCACCGACGACCTCAACCTCATCTACGACGCCCTCTTCGCAGCGTTCGGCCACCAGCACTGGTGGCCCGCAAGGACGCCGTTCGAGGCGATGATCGGCGCGATCCTCGCCCAGAACGTCTCCTGGACGAACGCTGCGCGGGCCGTCCGTAACCTCGAAGACGCCGGGATGCTCGACCCCCATCTCCTCGCTGCGGCCGATACCGCCGCCATCGCGTGCCTGATCGTCCCTTCCCGGTACTACAACCAGAAGGCAGAGCGGATCAGGGAGTTTTCCGCGGTCTACGTCGCCGAGTTCGGGGCCGACCCGGCGGCGATGGCGGCCGTAGAAACCGGCGAACTCCGCGAGCGGCTGCTTGCCCTCCGGGGGTTCGGGAAGGAGACGGCGGACACCATCCTGCTGTATGCCTGCGAAAAGCCGGTCTTCGTCGTCGATGCGTATACCCGGCGGATATTTTCACGCTACGGCCTCCTCCCTGAAGGGGCGTCCTACGACCAGACACAACAGTTCTTTGCCGAGAACCTTGAGTCGGACGCGGAACTCTTCAACGACTACCATGCCCAGATCGTGCGCCTGGGAAGCACCATCTGCAAAAAATCGCCGCTCTGCGACCGCTGTCCCATCCGGGAGGTCCGCGGGCCGCTCCGGTGTGCCGTGGGGCGGACGTAA
- a CDS encoding pyridoxamine 5'-phosphate oxidase family protein produces the protein MVALTEEMKTAFRTMKAFPVATASKGGWPNVVPIGFVELVDDETIWIADNFMKKTLANIQENPKISIYVWGPETKGCFQVKGDVEIRSSGPEFEKMQFTVHSKMAKAPAKNLLIVKIREVYECSPGPKAGEKIL, from the coding sequence ATGGTTGCACTTACTGAAGAGATGAAGACGGCGTTTCGCACAATGAAGGCGTTCCCGGTCGCCACTGCATCAAAGGGCGGCTGGCCGAACGTGGTTCCGATCGGGTTCGTCGAGCTCGTCGACGACGAGACGATCTGGATCGCGGACAACTTCATGAAGAAGACGCTCGCAAACATCCAGGAGAACCCGAAGATCTCTATCTACGTCTGGGGGCCCGAGACGAAGGGCTGCTTCCAGGTCAAGGGCGACGTCGAAATCCGGTCGAGCGGCCCGGAGTTCGAGAAGATGCAGTTCACTGTCCACTCGAAGATGGCGAAGGCACCGGCGAAGAACCTCCTCATCGTGAAGATCCGGGAGGTCTACGAGTGCTCCCCCGGACCGAAGGCCGGGGAGAAGATACTTTAA
- the recQ gene encoding DNA helicase RecQ: protein MNAKYSVLEKYFGYTSFLPHQEEIVDTVLAGRDVLAVMATGGGKSLCYQLPALVFGGLTVVVSPLIALMKDQVDGLRANGIPAATINSSLGRGEQKIIERVILEGRIRILYVSPERAVQPFFLSLLERADVRLIAIDEAHCISMWGHNFRPEYRRLQVLKERFPAVPVIALTATAIPAVQNDIAVQLALKNPVRFVGSFNRKNLTYRVVPKARYFPRLVAYLAEHPNDAGIIYCFSQKATEELAKKLQDKGFSALPYHAGLPDAVRAEHQEAFSRGDVAIICATVAFGMGIDKPDVRFVIHTDLPKDIESYYQETGRAGRDGEPGDCILFYSRGDYGTIRYVIEKEGGDAVQKDVAYRKAGAMLDYCETAGCRRKFLLAYFGESYPEERCGACDRCETEIRVFDGTEVASAVIACIRETGERFGASYVADVLTGSKNTRIRENGHDRLPAYGSGGGYTRDQWLLFIQEMVGKGFVTSTGGRYPVLVQNDRSREVLAGEIPVPLAEPRPEGVVAARVENDYDEILFLRLRQLRKIVADLDHVPPFVVFHDRSLKEMATFYPGTGVALLDIYGVSEAKLKRYGRRFLDAIDKHCTEHGIGPEQRSG from the coding sequence ATGAATGCAAAATACAGTGTTCTGGAGAAATACTTCGGCTATACGTCCTTCCTTCCCCACCAGGAGGAGATCGTCGACACCGTCCTTGCCGGGCGCGACGTCCTCGCCGTCATGGCGACCGGGGGCGGCAAATCCCTCTGTTACCAGCTCCCCGCCCTCGTCTTCGGCGGGCTTACGGTCGTCGTCTCGCCGCTCATCGCCCTGATGAAAGACCAGGTCGACGGTCTCCGGGCAAACGGCATCCCGGCGGCGACGATCAACAGTTCGCTCGGGCGCGGCGAGCAGAAGATCATTGAGAGGGTGATCCTCGAAGGCCGCATCAGGATCCTCTACGTCTCGCCGGAACGGGCGGTGCAGCCGTTCTTCCTCTCGCTCCTTGAGCGTGCGGACGTCCGGCTCATCGCCATCGACGAGGCGCACTGCATCTCCATGTGGGGCCACAACTTCCGCCCCGAATACCGCCGACTCCAGGTGCTCAAAGAGCGGTTCCCCGCGGTCCCCGTCATCGCCCTGACCGCGACCGCCATCCCCGCCGTCCAGAACGACATCGCGGTGCAACTTGCCCTGAAAAACCCGGTCCGGTTCGTCGGGAGTTTCAACCGCAAAAACCTCACCTACCGGGTGGTGCCGAAGGCCCGCTACTTCCCGCGGCTGGTCGCCTATCTCGCCGAGCACCCAAACGATGCCGGGATCATCTACTGCTTCTCCCAGAAAGCAACGGAGGAACTCGCGAAGAAACTGCAGGATAAGGGATTCTCGGCGCTGCCCTACCACGCCGGCCTCCCCGACGCCGTCCGCGCGGAGCACCAGGAGGCATTCTCTCGCGGCGACGTCGCGATCATCTGCGCCACCGTCGCCTTCGGCATGGGCATCGACAAACCGGACGTGCGGTTCGTCATCCACACCGACCTCCCGAAGGATATCGAGTCCTACTACCAGGAGACCGGCAGAGCAGGGAGAGACGGGGAGCCGGGCGACTGCATCCTCTTCTATTCCCGTGGCGACTACGGCACAATCCGTTACGTCATCGAGAAGGAGGGCGGCGATGCGGTGCAGAAGGACGTCGCCTATCGCAAAGCCGGAGCGATGCTCGACTACTGCGAGACCGCCGGGTGCCGGAGGAAGTTCCTGCTCGCCTACTTCGGCGAGTCCTACCCCGAAGAGCGGTGCGGCGCGTGCGACCGCTGCGAGACAGAGATCCGGGTCTTTGACGGGACAGAGGTCGCGTCGGCGGTCATCGCCTGCATCCGCGAGACCGGGGAGCGGTTCGGCGCTTCTTACGTCGCCGATGTCCTCACCGGATCGAAGAATACGAGGATCCGCGAGAACGGACACGACCGGCTTCCTGCCTACGGCTCCGGCGGAGGCTACACCCGCGATCAGTGGCTGCTCTTCATCCAGGAGATGGTCGGGAAAGGGTTCGTCACGTCGACCGGCGGCCGGTACCCCGTTCTCGTGCAAAACGACCGGAGCCGGGAGGTGCTCGCGGGGGAGATCCCGGTACCGCTCGCAGAGCCGCGTCCTGAGGGCGTCGTCGCGGCACGGGTCGAGAACGACTACGACGAGATCCTCTTCCTCCGGCTGCGGCAGCTCCGGAAAATCGTTGCCGACCTCGACCACGTGCCGCCGTTCGTCGTCTTCCACGACCGGAGCCTCAAGGAGATGGCAACGTTCTACCCGGGCACCGGCGTTGCCCTCCTCGACATCTACGGCGTCAGCGAGGCGAAACTGAAACGTTACGGCAGGAGATTCCTCGACGCCATCGATAAGCACTGCACCGAACACGGGATCGGGCCGGAGCAGCGGAGCGGGTGA